From the Prochlorococcus marinus str. AS9601 genome, the window TTCATCTTTAGCAGAAGTTCCACCTCCACCACCGCCTGCTCTTAGAGGCATGAAATAATTCGCTACAGGGTAAAGGGCTCCTAAAGCTACACCAGTTGCAGTACCAAATGTAAGAAGATTCATAAATTGCCTTCGACCCATAGAAGGGACATCATTGGAACTTAATTGAGTCATTCGCTACTTGGTTCTGTTATTTATTAGTTATTATGGAACAGATTGTTCAATTTCTGTTGCAAATAGATAGGACTTTTAATAATTTAAAGTAAAAGTTTAGGAAGTCTTAATTAATTGATTTAAATGAACCCATTGCTAGTTGATGAAGTTATACATTATTTGATTCATCGCTGGGGAAAAAAATATGACTTTAGACTCTTTAGAAGAGGAAAATTCGTGTATTTTCAAATGATGTGGGGATTTCTTGGACAGGAATCATTCCCTTTAAGTGAAGATGAATATAAAAAATCGATAGCTGATAAAATCGAGATTTTAAATAGATGTGGATATTCAGAAGAAGTAAGGCAATGGCTAAAGCAAGTCAATGCTAAGCCAAGGTTAGGTAGAGCTGTTAGCTTGCAATTAGATCTTAATGAGAAGATGAAAGAGTTTTTGACTTAAGATTTTCTGATAAGTAAGTTAATCCAGTACCCACAAAAAATAAAAACACAATCGATATAGATAGCAATGACATAGTCAATGGGTCAGTTGAAGGGGTAATCACTGCAGATAATATTGCAGAGGAAATTACAACTATCTTCCAATTTGAAATCATTTTCTCTGTTGTGATTATTCCAAGAGAACCAAGAATAAATTGTAATACTGGCAATTGAAAAGCTATTGCAGTGCTAGACATTAATAAGAGAACAAAATCAAAATATCTTTCTATAGACCAAGTTGGTTCAACAATATCAGCACCGAAACTAATGAAGAAATTTATTGCTGCAGGGACTAATATCCACCATGAAAAAATTAATCCTAAAAAAAATAGAAGACCTGAACCAAAAACTGCAGGCAATATAAGGCTTTTTTCTTGTTTTGTTAAACCAGGAGAAATGAATAATATTACTTGATAAAAAATATAAGGCATAGAAACTATCAATCCGCTGTAACCTGCAACTTTAATAGCGACAAATAAAAACTCTCCTGGAGCAAGTTGTAGTAAATGAATATCACCAGCTGGAATTTCTAAAAAAGATATTAATGGCTTAATGATGAGAAAACTAAAGAATATTGAAATAAGTATTGAGTAAATTGAGTTGAGTATTCTTTGACGAAGTTCCTCTAAATGATCACTAAAAGTCATCGAATCTGATAATTTTTTTTCACTTTGACCTGTACCTCTCATTATTATTTGATAAAAATTGTGTAAGAAAAAGGTTTAAAATTACTATTGTCAAAGTTCAATTTATTTTTCGATAAACTTAATTATTTGCTTAATTTAGGATTTGTTGGATCTGGTAATAAGAAAGGAGGGGCATCATTTAAAGATGATTCACCATAAGTTTCATATTCTCTATATCCACCCATTTTCCCATTTGTTTTCATTAAAGCGCTTACGAAGGCAAGTAGTAAGAAAACAGTAGGAGCTCCAATTATTAATGCAGCACCAAATAGATACCCAACAATAAATTCTGGAAAACTATGATTTCCTAAAAATTCATGAGTGCCTAAAAGAAAATCAAACATTTAGATTTAAAAATTTTTTTTATTATAAACTAAATTACTGTTTTAAGATTTTTTTTAATGTAATCTTCTCCTCTTGTAGGATTTCCCCAAATAATTTCTCCATTTTTAAAGGAAACGCATCCAGGTCCTCCGTTTTTGATTTTTTGTAAATCTTTAATCTTT encodes:
- the tatC gene encoding twin-arginine translocase subunit TatC; translated protein: MRGTGQSEKKLSDSMTFSDHLEELRQRILNSIYSILISIFFSFLIIKPLISFLEIPAGDIHLLQLAPGEFLFVAIKVAGYSGLIVSMPYIFYQVILFISPGLTKQEKSLILPAVFGSGLLFFLGLIFSWWILVPAAINFFISFGADIVEPTWSIERYFDFVLLLMSSTAIAFQLPVLQFILGSLGIITTEKMISNWKIVVISSAILSAVITPSTDPLTMSLLSISIVFLFFVGTGLTYLSENLKSKTLSSSH
- a CDS encoding DUF3067 family protein, coding for MNPLLVDEVIHYLIHRWGKKYDFRLFRRGKFVYFQMMWGFLGQESFPLSEDEYKKSIADKIEILNRCGYSEEVRQWLKQVNAKPRLGRAVSLQLDLNEKMKEFLT